Proteins found in one Methylobacter sp. S3L5C genomic segment:
- the atpB gene encoding F0F1 ATP synthase subunit A, with amino-acid sequence MATEVHAAEGATGYIIHHLTPLQAGEGFWTLHLDTLFFSAALGGLFLWFFKRAAEKATTGVPGLVQNFAEMLIEFVDNQVKDSFHGNSKLIAPLALTIFCWVFLWNFMDLFPVDILPLIGSMMGIEYLRSVPSTDLNATFAMSISVFCLIIFYSIKIKGPWGFAKELMFQPFGPWLLPFNLLLKLVEEIAKPISLALRLFGNLYAGELIFILIALLPWYIQPVLSFPWAIFHILIITLQAFIFMVLTIVYLSMAHEDH; translated from the coding sequence ATGGCTACTGAAGTTCATGCCGCCGAAGGTGCAACCGGTTATATTATTCACCATTTAACGCCACTACAAGCTGGTGAGGGTTTTTGGACACTGCATCTTGATACCTTGTTCTTCTCGGCGGCGTTAGGCGGTTTGTTCCTCTGGTTTTTTAAGAGAGCCGCAGAAAAAGCAACCACTGGCGTTCCCGGCTTAGTGCAAAATTTTGCTGAAATGCTGATAGAATTTGTTGATAATCAGGTTAAAGACAGCTTTCATGGCAACAGTAAATTAATTGCCCCGTTGGCCTTAACCATATTTTGCTGGGTATTTCTGTGGAACTTTATGGATTTGTTCCCGGTTGATATTCTGCCGTTAATTGGCTCAATGATGGGTATCGAATATTTGCGATCCGTGCCTAGTACCGATTTAAATGCGACATTTGCCATGTCGATTTCGGTTTTCTGCTTGATTATTTTTTATAGCATTAAAATAAAAGGCCCTTGGGGCTTTGCCAAAGAATTAATGTTTCAGCCTTTTGGCCCCTGGTTATTACCTTTTAACCTGCTGCTGAAATTAGTAGAAGAAATTGCAAAACCAATCTCACTGGCGCTTCGTTTATTCGGAAACCTGTATGCCGGTGAGTTGATTTTTATTTTGATTGCCTTGTTACCCTGGTACATTCAACCGGTATTAAGTTTCCCTTGGGCAATATTTCACATTTTAATTATTACTCTTCAAGCTTTTATATTTATGGTATTGACTATTGTTTACCTGAGTATGGCGCACGAAGATCATTAA
- a CDS encoding ATP synthase subunit I, with the protein MASRNYSAFSKILSYQLLIILVITAGFGFAGGWQQALSSALGGMAAFVPNLYFALRIVKSSGQPARKMVNSFYAGESGKLLLTAALFIMIFRVPNIEILPLLVGYITALSVFWFALLMR; encoded by the coding sequence GTGGCAAGTAGAAACTACTCTGCTTTCAGTAAAATTCTAAGTTATCAATTACTGATAATACTGGTAATTACTGCCGGCTTTGGCTTTGCAGGAGGATGGCAGCAAGCCTTATCCAGTGCTTTAGGGGGGATGGCAGCTTTTGTTCCCAACTTGTATTTTGCTTTACGGATAGTTAAATCTTCCGGGCAGCCAGCGCGAAAGATGGTCAACTCCTTTTATGCCGGAGAATCAGGCAAATTGTTGTTAACCGCCGCGCTGTTTATAATGATTTTTAGAGTGCCAAACATAGAAATATTACCGCTGTTAGTTGGCTACATAACAGCATTATCAGTTTTTTGGTTCGCGTTATTGATGCGCTAA
- a CDS encoding F0F1 ATP synthase subunit B: protein MSINATLIGQMITFALLVWFTMKYIWPPLFDSLEERKKKIADGLAAAERGQEEIILAEKKAKGVLKEAKVQSSEIVTLAQKRANEIVEESKDIAKKEGERLIIAAKAQIDQEIQQAKEGLRQEVADLALSAAEQILGAEIDKAKHQDIISKVSNQLG, encoded by the coding sequence GTGAGTATCAATGCTACTCTGATTGGGCAAATGATTACATTTGCACTTCTGGTATGGTTTACCATGAAGTACATCTGGCCTCCTTTATTTGACTCTTTAGAAGAACGTAAAAAGAAAATTGCCGATGGTTTGGCTGCTGCTGAAAGAGGTCAGGAAGAAATTATTCTGGCCGAGAAAAAAGCTAAAGGCGTTTTAAAAGAAGCTAAAGTACAGTCTTCAGAGATTGTTACCTTGGCTCAGAAACGTGCAAATGAAATTGTTGAAGAATCAAAAGATATCGCCAAGAAAGAAGGCGAGCGTTTGATTATTGCAGCAAAAGCACAAATTGATCAGGAAATACAGCAAGCTAAAGAAGGTTTGCGTCAAGAAGTTGCTGATTTGGCGTTAAGTGCCGCAGAACAAATTCTGGGTGCAGAAATTGATAAAGCCAAACACCAGGACATTATTAGCAAAGTCTCTAATCAATTAGGTTAA
- the atpE gene encoding F0F1 ATP synthase subunit C, producing MEIARLIADVQGMTAIAVGLVLGMGALGTAIGFGLLGGKFLEGAARQPEMVPMLQVKMFVVAGLLDAVTMIGVGLALFFTFANPFLSAVQAAAAG from the coding sequence ATGGAAATTGCAAGATTAATTGCTGATGTACAAGGCATGACTGCTATTGCAGTAGGTCTGGTTCTTGGTATGGGCGCTTTAGGAACTGCTATAGGTTTCGGTTTGTTGGGTGGAAAATTCCTGGAAGGCGCAGCCCGTCAACCGGAAATGGTTCCTATGCTACAAGTAAAAATGTTTGTTGTTGCCGGTCTGTTGGATGCGGTAACCATGATTGGTGTTGGTTTGGCGTTGTTCTTTACTTTCGCAAACCCATTCCTGTCTGCTGTACAAGCTGCGGCTGCGGGTTGA
- a CDS encoding F0F1 ATP synthase subunit delta, producing the protein MSELATLARPYAAAVFKRAKETDATANWSQSLAFMSAVLKNEDITVVADNPKVSKDRLLALILDICHEYLNEENENFLKLLAHNNRLGLLPSIVKIFEAYKAEDEGYVEVDVLTAYALSKEAKQNFAVTLEKTLGKKIHMNVALDKSLIGGFLVRAGDRVIDGSIRGRLQHMQKALQ; encoded by the coding sequence ATGAGCGAACTGGCAACATTAGCAAGGCCTTACGCAGCGGCAGTGTTTAAAAGGGCCAAGGAAACTGACGCGACCGCAAATTGGTCGCAAAGCTTGGCGTTTATGTCGGCTGTCCTAAAAAATGAAGATATTACTGTTGTAGCCGATAACCCCAAAGTAAGTAAAGACAGGTTGTTGGCACTGATACTGGACATTTGCCACGAGTACCTTAATGAAGAAAATGAAAATTTTCTTAAATTACTGGCTCATAACAATCGACTCGGCTTGTTACCCTCTATTGTCAAGATCTTCGAAGCCTATAAAGCAGAAGATGAGGGTTATGTCGAGGTTGACGTATTGACTGCTTATGCATTATCCAAAGAAGCCAAGCAAAACTTTGCGGTAACATTGGAAAAGACTCTGGGCAAAAAAATCCATATGAATGTAGCTCTGGATAAGTCATTAATTGGTGGTTTTCTCGTAAGAGCAGGCGACAGAGTAATTGACGGATCTATTAGAGGCCGGCTTCAACACATGCAAAAAGCACTACAGTGA